The segment atttgggttttggggtccctgcagatttggggtctcatttgggttttggggtctctccAGGCATGCAGGTTCCAAGCAGATTTGGGGTCtcatttggattttggggtctctccATCCatgcagtgtccctgcagatttggggtctcatttggattttggggtctctccAGGCATGCAGGGTCCCTGCAGATTTGGGGTCtcatttggattttggggtccctgcagatttggggtctcatttggattttggggtccctgcagatttggggtctcatttggattttggggtctctccAGACATGCAGATTCCAAGCAGATTTGGGGTCtcatttggattttggggtctctccATCCatgcagtgtccctgcagatttggggtctcatttggattttggggtctctccAGGCATGCAGGGTCCCTGCAGATTTGGGGTCtcatttggattttggggtccctgcagatttggggtctcatttggattttggggtctctccAGGCATGCAGGGTCCCTGCAGATTTGGGGTCTCATTTGGGCATTGGGGTCTCTCCAGGCatgcagtgtccctgcagatTTGGGATCTCATTTGGGCATTGGGGTCTCTCCAGGCatgcagtgtccctgcagatttggggtctcatttggattttggggtctctccAGGCATGCAGGGTCCCTGCAGGGGTACCTTTGGGGTCTCAGCACCACTCCCAGGTCAGGCTCTtgcttttccctgcctttcctgccTCTGTCTGCATCCCTCAGAGACCCCAGTGTCTCTCAGGTGtttcccacctccctgctcccaccctgggGCCATCCCcacctcctgcacagctccaacccttcctggctgctcctgctgcgTTTCTCTGGGACAAGAAACTCCTCTGCTGTTCCTCCTGACTCTCTTGCTCGTTCCCCAGGGGATAAACCCTGATAGAACAAGGATCTGATGAGAGTCAGTGTTGTGGTTCACATCCAgccaaagcagaaatatttttctgtaggaaaaacattttccttccaaTTTGCAGAGGCTTTCAGAGGTGATTCTCGGAGGATTGGATGttcttctccagctctggagaggCTGGAAGCTCTTCCTGCTGAGGCATCCAACTCATTAATGGAGCTGTGAACACCCACATGCAACCCTGCAACCCCACTCTGGAGCCTGTGAAGACACTTGGGGGGTTTAAAACGGACCTGGAGAAtgaaaagagcagcaggaggaggaggaagggaccAGTAAGACATGCTGGGTGCTCCTCACTGTGCCCCAAGCAGGGCCCTGACCCCTCCAGGCTCTGGGGAGGCTCCACTCAGGGCATGGAGggatccctggagctgctggtgtgacagggacagggacagcacagccaagagcaggagccccagggaatggagctccagctgccagctggacTGTTAGAACTCAAGGGCACATCACAAAATTGCATCTGAGATCAAAACATCATCATAAtcccagcatggtttgggttggaaggtgggaagggaccttaaagctcatcccatccccccctgccatggcagggacacctcccaccatcccaggctgctccagccccagtgtccagcctggccttgggcactgccagggatccaggggcagccacagctgctctgggcacctgtgccagccctgcccaccctgccagggaacaattcctgcccaaaatcccatccagctgtgccattccctgtgtgctgcccctccatcccttgtccccaattcctctccagctctcctggagcccctctaTGTCCTGAAAATgctctggagccttctcttgtccaggtgagcacccccagctctccccacctggctccagccctcagagcatccccttggcctcctctggactcatccagcagctccatggtcACTGCAGAGAAGTGAAACAAGATCTGACAGAGGCAGCACTAACGTGTGGCTCCACATGTGCTACACTTTCCTCCTCCCttgggcagctcccagcagccccACCAGAGCCAAACTCGGCTCCAGAAGAGCCAAAAACAGCGATTAAAGGGTTGGTTGGAGCCCTGAGTGCTTCCAAGGGCTCCACAgaacccagctcagcccagggggATGTGATGGTGACAGCCAGCTCCTGGGTGGCCGTGCAGTGTTCCAGCTTGAGCACTGAcctcaggggctgctgcagaagggaaggaagaactTTCCATTCAAGTTTCCAGCTGGAAGAGCCGGGGAAGGGAGTGTTCCCGTGCCTcaggtgcagagcagggctggttcCACCTCAGTGGTGCTGTGcaagcagctgctccttcccacagagCCTGGGgggctcctccatcccaggaCTGCAGTGCCCTCCCTTCTTTCACCCCAGGACACGTTCTGGAGCTCCAGAGCCCCCAGCTTGGGGTGCTACCCACCCCTCACACCCACCTCTGCAGGCTGTCCCTGGGTGACAGTCccccctgcacagggacacacactgcagcagctctgggccatAAATCTGCCCAGCCAgacctgctcccagccccaaggCCACCCCAAGGTCTTTCCAAGCAGGATctgcccctccctccccactgcagcagctctttaaCCCAGCGTGGCACTCAGCACCCTGGAGCATcccaagcacagccccatggAGAGCCTGAGtgcctgggggagcagcaggggcagccacgggcagccccccaccccagccaggctctgggagcagctgcagctctccagcttgctccctgctccccattccaggggtttttccccatttctcaaTGCCCAGGTGATGCTGGTGCCAGGGTCAGCACTGTTCCCAAAGCCCATCACAGGGCTGGATGAGGAGGGAATTGCACCCTTGCCTTGCAGGTGAGGCTAATCCAAGGTGTGAGAGTGGCACAGCCTCATTCCAGAACCCCGAAATGCAGTCAAGGGAAACCTTGTGGACATCAACAAGATGGGCAAGACAACCCCGGGTTTCAGGCAGGCTGAGGAGCAAGGGGCTGAGCAGGATCCCAGTGAAAGGAACTGGGAAAAGGTCCTGGATAAGGTTCAGGATGGGAGGATGGACAAGTGGGAGAAGCTGCACCCTGAGCAGGATGaggctcctggcctggatcctctgtgcagcaccagggaaCCCCAAACTCTGTGCTCAGAGTGGTTCCAGTCCTGGGGGaggtggaggggctgggaaaggagcagcagatgctgctgaaagggagagaggaggatTGGGATCATCCTACAGGTGtcctggggacagagcctgTCCCTCTGGGTGGGACATCACTGGTACCAAAGGACAAGGGACATTCATTGCACCTTCAGGACGGGCAGTACAACTGGTATTTTTACCTGGAGAGGTGGCACAGCTATGGGACTGAGGTGGGCGAGCCATGGGTgaccttccctgtgctgctgtgtcctgctcaaGGTGGGAGTGGGGGGCTGGACACCTCGGGGGGGCATCACACTGTGACAACCTCCCGATCACAAAttctgtcccttcccagcccagacCCCAcggctccagctcctggcacagctgatcCCTCCAGCGAGCTGCTGCCGCAGTCAGGCACAGAGATTGCCAGggccaggggacagcagggtggcagcacggggggctcggggagccgggggcagcagtgccctgaaAGCCGAGCCACCTGCGGGCTGCTACCTGCTGAATAAtagaggagctgccaggcagcGGAGAGAAATGCGATCTGCTGAGGCAGCCCGGGGGGACATCCGAGCTGCCGGCAGCTGCGATAGCGACTGCAGcgagcagccctgcagccctcgGGGCTGGCTGCGGGTCTGTGCGCACCCCGGGCTGCTGCGGGTCTGTGCGCACCCCGGGCAGGCTGCGGGTCTGTGCCCACCCCGGGCTGCTCTGGGGGTCTGTGCGCACCCCGGGCTGCTCTGGGGGTCTGTGCCCACCCCGGGCTGCTGAGGGTCTCTGCCCATCCCGGGCTGCTCTGGGGGTCTGTGCCCACCCCGGGCTGCTGCGGTTCTGTGCCCATCCCGGCTGCTGAGGGTCTCTGCCCATCCCCGGGCTGCTCTGGGGGTCTGTGCGCACCCcgggctgctctgcaggtctCTGCCCATCCCCGGCAGCTCCGGGGACACGGGCTCGGCGCTGGCACGATGATGTGAGCTGCAGCGGGCACAGAGCTCAagggcacagctgggtttgccgggaggggaggcagagcacaggcagcgCCCGCGCCCGGGGGGCGGCAGCAGCGCAGCCCCATGTCCAGAGGAGGAGAGATGGTTTATATCCCGGATGACTCCGACTTCAGCTCCTTCAGGGATCAGTGCGAGAGCCTGGAGGGCTGGCACTGTCGGTACAACAAGGCTGGCGTCACCGTGTGGAGTCAGGGCCAGGAGGAAAGCTGCACCGTGCAGAAAATCAAGGTAAGGAGGCGCTTCCCTGCCCCAGCCGTGTGCCCGAGGGTCCCTGGGGACCGACATGCACAGTCCGACCTGCCTGGGGGTGTTTCTGCTCCGGATTCCAGGGTTAGACACCCAAAAAGTGCTTCCCTGCTGCTCGTCCCGGGGCTTTACCTGCCGGGATCCTGCCTGTGGGCTCACGTGGTGACTGCCCCCATCCCGACACTGTCGGGATACCCCGGGATCGATTACATTGTGGGGATGCCTTGCTGAACCCCCTGACACGGAGAGGCTCAGGGGATGCATCCCTGGTGTCCTGTCCCCGCTCTGCCATCCTGGGGCACATCCCAGCGGGATGAGATCCTGCAGGAGCCCCGGCTGAAGTTTTGGGAGGTTTGTCGCTTGCCGGGGGCTGGACCTGGGGTGCTGCAGAAGGACGGGGAGCTTCAGCCACCTCTCTTCTTCACCTACACACcccagtggcactgccaggtgGCCCTGGGCACCCAGGGCATCGCGGGCTTTGGCTTTTCTGGTCACCGAGAATCCCGACTcctgggcaggggtgggatcAGCCAAAGCGAGGAGAGGCAGAACAtgcagccccaggacagcccacCCTCTGGAGGTGGTGAGGAGGGAACAACACTCTGGAAGGGGCTCTCCCACTGCTGTTCTGGGCACAGAacacccagcagcacctctcctgcagccaggggcatgaggaggagctgggcacacACTGCTGCCATGGACAGAGACCCTTCAGGGCCagggggaggagcaggagcggCACTCtgagaagagctgcagctgcaatccacatttccctgctgccatgAGCCAGGGAAGAGCTTTTGCATCTGCATCAGGGAGCatttaacccagctgggcatGCACAGGACCAGGGGGTGCTGAGGCGTCAGGCCAACATCTCTTTGAAAAGTCCTGGTGACTGCAGCGAGTCCCTGACACTGGGAAGAGGCAAACATCACATCCCTGTCCCAAAATGAAGCTCTGGGGCACTGTGAGctgctgtgtcacctccatccctgggcaggaCATGGAGAACGTGCTCCTGGAAGCCGTATCCTGAAGGAGAAGGGCAGGGGTGACAGCAGCAAGGACCTGCCAAGGGGCAATcgtgcctgggctctgcagggacaggtcTGTGGGTGTGGGCAGATCTGGCAGGTCCAGCCTTGGACAGGAATTCCCTGGGGCCACCTGGGTGAGATCTGGACTGGAGAGGTGGGTGCTGCTCAGAGTGACCCGGGCAGGCTGGCAGGAACCCCCGGGGTCCAGCCCTCAGCCCGGCAGGGGGGTGCAGTTATGTCCCCCGCAGAAAGGGGACCCCAGACAGCCCCAGGGGAGTCAGGGACCATCCCCCACCTGGTTCAGTGCAATAATGAGatttttccctgccctggagagGGTCTGGGTACGATGCAGGGGTTGTCACTGCCCAGATCCCCTTCCCAAACCATGGGATGGAAGATTCCACCCAGCCCGAGCTCTCTTGGGGTCAGAAGAGCCTCAGTCCGTTCGTTAACTGAGGGAGTTCATTATCCCAGAGattccctgagcagctggagctttggattttttccaCCTGAATTCCCTGTGGATGGgcctgggctctgtgctttccccatcccagctgctgtgcctggcagagctgctcatccAAGACTTtagaggggaatttgggggtgaAAGACTGTGACCACCAGAGTTTCCAGGAGgcccaggagctggaaaaaTCCCTCCCCCTGAAAAAGCAGCACCTCCAGACCCCGCTGGGAGGGTGCAGGcggggagggagagcaggaggagggggctGGGTGCTCCCACCCTCCCCCCGGAGCCCTGGGGACTGCGGCACAtctcccagcccggcccgggcacgGGTCCAGCACAAACCATACCCGGGCAGCGGGGAAAGCTTGCCCGAGATTGATGGGACCTGCCGCGCTCCGAGGGCCATCTCCGCTTACACGGCACCTCATCAAAGATGCAAGGGCTCTAACGAGGAGCTGATGACATCTCCCTCCTCCCGGcgctgagagcagcagggcgGCCGCTTCATCAATAATGCACGGCTGGCGCGGCCGGGCAGCTCCGGGCTCGGGTTACAGCCGGCCCGACATCCCCGGGGAGAGGGACTGACACCCCCGGGACAGGGACTGACACCCCCGGGACAGGGACTGACAACCCCCCGGGACAAGGACTAACATCCCCGGGTTAGGGACTGACACCCCTCAGGAGAGGGATTGACACCCCCGGGAGCGCGCCCCACATCCCCCCAGGGAGCAGACCCCATAATCCCCGGGAAAGGACCCGATATCCCGCAGGAACAGACCCCACACACCCCGGGAGCGGACCCCACGTTTCCCCAGGGAGCGAATCCCACATTCCCCCAAGAGCGAATCCCACAAACCCCCGGGAACGGACCCCACATATCCTGGGAGCGGACCCCATAATCCCCGGAAAAGGACCCGACACCTGGCAAGAACGGACTCCGCACACCCCGGGAGGGGATCCCACACGCCCCTGGAGCGGGTCTGACACCCCCCGGAGAAGATCCCACATCCCCCCCGGGACAGGGACTGACATCCTCCGGGAACAGACCCCACATTCCCCCGGGAGCGGACCCCACACATTCCCCGGAGCGCACCCCACATCCCTCGGGAAAGGAACCGACGGCCCTCGGGAGCGGACCCCACACCCCAGACCATGGCACAGGCACCCCCTTGCTTGCCCTTCAAGGATCACTCTAGCCCCGCTCTGACTCCATCCCCTGCGCAGAGCATCCCCcgtggcacagggacacgggacagCCCAGAGTCCCGTCCCcaggtgggcacagccccggggctgggtGCTGCCCCCGCCGCTCTCCCCGCAGACCCGCATCTCCTGCAAGGATGTCCCCGCCGAGACCCTCTATGACGTGCTGCACGACACCCGCTACCGCAAGAAGTGGGACTCCAACATGATCGAGACCTACGACATCGGCCGCCTCACCGTCAACGCGGATGTGGGATACTACTCCTGTGAGCAGCCCGGAGCCCccggagcccccagccccactccccggcgccgtggggctgggggtgacacGATGTGCCCGCAGGGAAGTGCCCGAGCCCCCTGAAGAACCGCGATTTCGTCACGCTGCGCTCCTGGCTGCCGCTGGGCAATGATTACATGATCATCAACTACAGCGTCAAGCACCCGGTGagcccccgctgccccccgccctggcagggctgggcacacctggcagggctgggcacacctggcagagctgggcacacctggcagAGCTTGGCGGGCAcaccctggcagggctgggcacacctggcagggctgggcgggcacacctggcagggctgggcacaccctggcagagctgggcacacctggcagggctgggcacacctggcagagctgggcacacccttggcagggctgggcgaGCTCTGAGGTGCCCGCGATCTCTCCGCAGAAATACCCGCCCCGGAAGGATTTCGTGAGAGCCGTGTCCCTGCAGACCGGTTACCTGATCAAGGCCAACGGGGACGGTGCCTGCATCCTCTATTACCTCACCCAGGTGGACCCTCGCGGTGAGTGCCCgcaggagggcagggggctcACCCCGCGCTCACCCCGGGCTCTCCATCCCCCAGGCACCCCGGAATGGGCACAGCCCGAGGAAGAAGGGGTGCCCACCCGAGCCCTGAGGGCGCTGCAGGCTCGTGGTGCCTCCCCCGGGCTGGCGCTGCTTCTCTGAGTGACTCTGGGCTCTTGCAGGGTCGCTGCCAAAGTGGGTGGTGAACCGCGTGTCCCAGTTCGTGGCACCGAAGGTAAGGAGGGGATGAGTGCCCggtggtgggagcaggggggaGCTGCCCAAATTTCCCCTGGGTGGGGGCAGGATGGGTGACCCAGAGCCCACAGGGTGGATGCTGGCTGACCCAGGGCTCTGAGGATGGATGCTGGAAgacccagagctcctgggtgacccagcacctgcaggatgGGTGCTGGGTGCTCCAGAGCTCACAGGATGGGTGCTGGGTGCTCCAGGCTCACAGGATGGGTGCTGGGTGCTCCGGAGCTCACACGATGGGTGCTGGGTGCTCCAGAGCTCACACGATGGGTGCTGGGTGCTCCAGAGCTCACAGGATGGGTGCTGGGTGCTCCGGAGCTCACACGATGGGTGCTGGGTGTTCCAGAGCTCACAGGATGGGTGCTGGTAACCCAGGACTCACAGGATGGGTGCTGGGTGCTCCAGAGCTCACAGGATGGGTGCTGGGTGCTCCGGAGCTCACAGGATGGGTGCTGGTAACCCAGGGCTCACAGGACGGGTGCTGGGTGCTCCAGAGCTCACAGGATGGGTGCTGGGTGCTCCAGAGCTCACAGGATGGGTGCTGGGTGCTCCGGAGCTCACAGGATGGGTGCTGGGTGCTCCAGAGCTCACAGGATGGGTGCTGGGTGCTCCGGAGCTCACAGGATGGGTGCTGGTAACCCAGGGCTCACAGGACGGGTGCTGGGTGCTCCAGAGCTCACAGGATGGGTGCTGGGTGCTCCAGAGCTCACAGGATGGGTGCTGGGTGTTCCAGAGCTCACAGGATGGGTGCTGGGTGCTCCAGGCTCACAGGATGGGTGCTGGTAACCCAGGACTCACAGGATGGGTGCTGGGTGTTCCAGAGCTCACAGGATGGGTGCTGGGTGCTCCAGGCTCACAGGATGGGTGCTGGATGACCCAGGACTCACAGGATGGGTGCTGAGTGATGCAGGGCTCCCAGGATGATTCCTGAGTGACACAGGGCATGGTCTGGGCACATCCCTGAGGCACCCAGACCCCATTTTCCCCCGCCCTCAACACCCCAAAAGCTGCGatgggggagctgggagctgcacccacagcccagcccagctgtgcctgcaggcgATGAAGAAGATTTACAAAGCCGGGCTCAAGTACCCGGAGTGGAAGCGCCGGCACGACCCCGAGTACAAGCCCTGGGTGTACCCCGAGCAGAACACGCTGCCCAGCGTCAGCCTGGCCGAGCTCTCCGTGCAGCACGCCGATTCCCTGGAGAACATCGACGAGACCGGGCTGCCCGAGGAGCACCTGAGCACCAGCGACCACGAGGCCTGAGCCCTCTGCTCGGGGGAATCCTCTCATCACCCGGGCTTGGCAGCCAGGGGGCACGGCTGGGAATTTGGCTCTCTGCTTCCCAATAGTCGCATCTGCTCTCCAACTCCTTCATCACTGACCTCCCTCCCTAGCCAGGCAGCGGGGATCTGCATCACAGGGGCTGGAGAGAGGGAGGATGGGCACTCCCTGTGCCCGTGGAGATGTCCCTGCAGGAGACAGTGTTCTGTGAGAGGCTGAGGTGGGCACGAGCTTTCCTGGCACCAGGATGTGGCTCTGCCACTGTAAAACCCTCaaaagcccagagctggggggaTCTGTGGGGGTCGTGCCCGGGTTTTGCAGCAGCACGAGGTTTGGGTTGACCCCATCTGGCCTGaggtgcagctctgcccagcccgAGGTCAGGCTGGACCCACTCCAGCCCTCCACACCCCTCCAAGCTTAGTGTGACCCCCATCTCAGGGAGCCCTGCCAGGCCCTCCCCTGAGCACCAGCTCGCCTTTTCAGGCTGGCTCTAGCCCGGCTGGCTCTGGGGACCCCTTCCCTGGGTGGTGTGTGGGGTCTGTCCTGGCACTGGGGTCTCGGGCCGCCTGTGTCCCCACTCTCCCCGTGTCTGCCGCTGCCGTGGTTCCTGGCACAACAATAAAGGGGTTGGTGTGTGTGCGAGAGCTCGGcgggctggcacagggtggggaggggctgagtGGGACAGGAGGGTCTGCCcatgcagccccagcaccctgGGTGaccctcagcagggcaggacagagggatGCTGAGCTCTGCACCCCGCGGGAGCGAGCGTGGGCACGGGGCGGCTTCCACCCGACAACGGGAAGTTGGTCTAGACAGGGACTGCCGTGGGAATACGCTGACAAATGAGGGATTTTCCACCCGCTCCTCACCCCCACCCTCCGAGGtgctgggctccctccccgGCTGGGTTTGAGCCTGATCTATGCAAATGGAGATGTCACTGCAGCTTTTTGGGGTCCCTCTGACCCAGTCACCCCCTCCAGAGTGCCCTGTGTGTGCTTCCCCCGCACCCGGAGCTTTTCTCCACCCCGACATCTCAGGCATGGCTGTTTGCTGTCCCCCTTTAGCCACTCCGTTAGGTCACAAATGTCCCCTGGGCTGCTCGTGGGACATCACACACAGCGCTGGGAAGGGTTCTGGCTGTCCCGACAGCCAAACCCCGGGGTTTGCAGCTGGGCTGCACCTCTGcaaggaaaatgtggaaaacaagGATGGGGCATGTGCAGCTCGCACctggcagcacacagaaaagGTGTTTTTTACCTGTAAAAAgacatcccagccccaaattGTCCCAAAACCatctggcagagctgagagccgTGGGAAATCCCTCGTGGGTGCTGCCGTGATGGGGCAGAGCCCACTGGCAGCCCGAGCCCGCAGGGTGCTGGGGTGAAGAGCAGCCCCATCCCTTCGCATTCCCCGCATGGTTCTCCGCAGgatccaggctgcagctctgccgGGGGGTTGTTTTTAGCCAGCCCTGAGTGGGAGTGAGGAgtgctggagtcagtgagtcaggggtctaCTTtgtgtgtgagtggcttaatatacttcaatcccTCCAAAGGCTTcaattcaatccctgcactctgatttctctctgaagaattcagagacccctgactcactgaagaattcagagagacccctgactcactgactccaacagaggaggagctgcctgagcGCCCAGAGCCCGACGGGGAGCCCCGGGAAGAGCTGGGTGACACCCCAGCCCGGGGTGAGTCCCGAAATGCCCGAGTGGCACCGGgagtgtccctgtcactgtcactgtcgcACATCGAGCCCTGGATGTCGGAGAGCTCCTGGCTCCCAGTATGAGCCCGGGTGAAACTGGAGGGGCACCGTGGGGTGTCGGCAGCCCCCGCGCGGTGATTTCTTTCGGAGCCATGTGGTTTTCCTGGGGACAAACAGGAAATCAGCATCCCGAGGGAGGGTGCAGCGGGCTGGGAGCCCCCCGGGGCcctggctgggattttgggggagcGGGTGGCGCAGAGCCCGGTGGGACACGCGGGCCAGCACGAGAGCCCAGCTGGGCGCTTTTCCTGCCCCGCTGCCGCCGCAGGGATTGGAAAGGAAAcgggaagctgctgctggaggagagatTAGCCCGGAGGCAGTGATGTCAGCCGCTGTGATGGATCGGGGGCAGCGGGAGCGTGGCACGGCCCCATCCCGGCCGCACACCGCCTCAAACGTGCCCCGGCTGCCGCAGGATGTGACTCCATCCCTGGGTCCCGTGATTTGCGTTCCTGAGCTCATGGATAGGTCCTGGGCAGCTTTTGGCTCCACCACCTAGACCAGGACTCTGATTCCAGCCAGGAGCCCTCCCAGCAGCCTCCTGAGCTGGGTTTTTGCCTGGAGAGGTCCAGCAGATTTCCAAAACTCCAGTCTCCTCTTCGCAGTCACTCCCCGGGCTCAGTTCTCTGTCGTGCCCTGCAAACACTACAGGTTCAATCCCAACCCCACATTTCCAGCTGCCCCGTGTGGTATCTCCTCTCTGGGGAGGAGCCGTGAGTGTCCCTCACTctgtcctgctcctcacagaCGCTCACACCATCGCCCAGCAGGGGGACTGAaggtaaagcaaaaaaaaactgCCCCAGGGTGCagcaaaagctgcaggaaaggaaaggaaaggaaaggaaaggaaaggaaaggaaaggaaaggaaaggaaaggaaaggaaaggaaaggaaaggaaaggaaaggaaaggaaaggaaaggaaaggaaaggaaaggaaaggaaaggaaaggaaaggaaaggaaaggaaaggaaaggtggatgggtggatggagggagggaaggaaagaaggaaaattaatggAGAGATGGAGGGGaaaatggatggatggatggatggatggatggatggatggatggatggatgctcagcctggagaggagccccagctgagaggggcttcaccctgtctgtccctgggtgtcccaggtgtccctgtctgtccctgtctgtctgtccctgtgtgtccctgtgtgtccctgtctatccctgtctgtctgtctgtccctgtgtgcaggaggctcagagcagtcccaggctctgccccaggtcccagcagtggcaccagaggaaggggcagggctgagcccaggaattgcccctgcacaggaggcagaacttgtgccctgggcagtgcccagccctgagcagagtgtgcagagaggctgtgcagtgtccctgcctggggatattccagatgttcctgtgccctgagctctgtctgAATAGGGAGTTCAGAGCAGAGGAGCCACTGTGGATCCTCCCAGCCTGGTCCTGCCTGGGATTGTGTCtgtggagatgctgcagggtgccaggctgtgcttcactgctgcactgctgcagcacagcaggacagacacGGTGACATGGCCTGTGCTCTGTCCCTCCCAGTCACACCACAGACCTCAGCAGCCTTCCCAAGAACAGCAGAGCCAAGCAGCTTCCTCTGAGAGCTGGAGGGATGGCACGGtctgccctgcagggccacAGGGTCCCTGCACACCCTGAGGGTCCCCATGCACTCTGAGGGTCCCCACACCCCCCCACAAGTTGGCCCATGGGGTCACTGTGCCGTGCCCAGCCCGTGGGATGTGTCactccctgcttttcctttggggaaaggggaggaaggCAAAATCCTTT is part of the Oenanthe melanoleuca isolate GR-GAL-2019-014 chromosome 13, OMel1.0, whole genome shotgun sequence genome and harbors:
- the LOC130258537 gene encoding START domain-containing protein 10-like isoform X1; amino-acid sequence: MSRGGEMVYIPDDSDFSSFRDQCESLEGWHCRYNKAGVTVWSQGQEESCTVQKIKTRISCKDVPAETLYDVLHDTRYRKKWDSNMIETYDIGRLTVNADVGYYSWKCPSPLKNRDFVTLRSWLPLGNDYMIINYSVKHPKYPPRKDFVRAVSLQTGYLIKANGDGACILYYLTQVDPRGSLPKWVVNRVSQFVAPKLCLQAMKKIYKAGLKYPEWKRRHDPEYKPWVYPEQNTLPSVSLAELSVQHADSLENIDETGLPEEHLSTSDHEA
- the LOC130258537 gene encoding START domain-containing protein 10-like isoform X2 codes for the protein MSRGGEMVYIPDDSDFSSFRDQCESLEGWHCRYNKAGVTVWSQGQEESCTVQKIKTRISCKDVPAETLYDVLHDTRYRKKWDSNMIETYDIGRLTVNADVGYYSWKCPSPLKNRDFVTLRSWLPLGNDYMIINYSVKHPKYPPRKDFVRAVSLQTGYLIKANGDGACILYYLTQVDPRGSLPKWVVNRVSQFVAPKAMKKIYKAGLKYPEWKRRHDPEYKPWVYPEQNTLPSVSLAELSVQHADSLENIDETGLPEEHLSTSDHEA